The genomic region aacaagctaagctaactagccagctaagctaactaacaagcaaagacaGCACAAgacgcggcacagtgcttctagcgcatccagACGACTTTATCCTCTACtaaagaatcaaatatgtattttataggcCATAAATATTTCAAACgggagaacaaataataagactgacttattagcgtcctgctcacgtctttctgcgtcgatgtgctttcacgacagttagcacacttgacgttacaaggcaggactgctctgcttcttcttcttttctgctTTAATAGCGCCACCTTCTgatatggagtgtggaccgagatgGAACCCTACTCTATATTATTTTATtgaaatacttgtacctcttctatattttctccatagagttttatttggagcttgttttgtacttaacctcttcgtaaaatgtatgacttttgtctttccaacagagaatcttaaaccccaagccgtcccccagtcttgaacattatttaccgctttttgaatcttcttttctacatgatgtgtatttctacctctcttccacatcactccatcatcacaaacaatgccacctccactaacccttccacttcactaaaaacttcatttatcatgatggaaaatagtagtggacttattatactcccttgtggggtcccattttccactttgtattctctgctatattcattctctatttttactaataatgttctacttgttaaaaagtcttttatccatctgtacattcttcctctaatcccaatcttatttagtttcatcagcaacccctgtttccacaacatatcatacgctttctctatgtccaaaaataccgcaattatactttctttatttatttgtccctttctaatttcctcttccagctgcactgctgggtcgttCTGTTTCTTGCTTTCCCAAATACACTTTGGTAGTTTgttattatttcttttgactctaaataatatacaagcattaatcattttttccattactttgcccaaatttgaggtcaatgctatcggcctataatttcctgcctcttccggatctttccctggcttgcatattggaattattacagctgttttccactcagctgctcattttccttcttcatatttcctgttatatcatttcaagaccacttatTTGCCGATACTACCTAAGTTTTTGACCACCTGGCCTTTTCCTGGtgtcgtttgtgtgtgtgtgtgtgtgtgtgtgtgtgtgtgtgttgtattttcaAACTTTCTCAATATTGGAACCATttaattcaaagaaaatgtcatatccatattGTATCCTTAtattccatcatttccccaatatttaaactaattgtttctcttcttgtttttctacatttctcaaatgatcatgactgtgcactttaacaaaggtttttgctaaaagttctgctttttctttattttctaccacaaactgtgttccatctttcatcacatgatgtttatgttcttttctgagccctgacattctcttgatcattccccacacttggcttaaaggagtagttctatttagtgtttcacaaaaagttctctaatagtgtttttttaataacataccttactctagctcgGTGCCTTTTATACTGGATCATATCTTGGAAATGATGTGTTCTTCTTAATATTCTACagtaaatgctctattccgttcttgtattgcatctgtgcactcttgtgtccaccatcgtccttcttctccctatactattccttggtatgctctgtttggctgcttctattatgcactttgtaatatctgtattaagttgctcaatatcttgatttatattctCTTTATTTAATGTCATGTTTGAAATTTCCCTAAATTGTTCCCAGTCACCATTATATTGATCTTCTCAGTCTAATTTcttgcctgttctgtacagtttattacataCGCTCCTCTCATTTGCTGTACTTCAGTTTCCTAATGACACAGCCCACAtaagctgctgtgtgattcccccaCAGTTACAACACTTCATCTGTTCATgacttccacattgtccatattcctgctcccctccacaccgtccacatctcatcttggcatgacacacactactatgtccccagagtgttggcacttgaaacaacgtactgggggtggcacgtaagttcTAACCTAAAAGCTTAAAAACCCTATCATGATTCTTTCCGGGAGGACTTCCTGGACAAACTGCACTAGCACAGATTCACTCTCCGTCTTTGCCCTATTTCCAGATGCCATCAATGTCTTCATTATTGTGACAGTTCCCCCTTTTTATTTTCACATCTTCTAaatgttctcctcttgggattcctgtcaccacTCCTCtggccccctttcgttctcccacttccaTTATTTCCTTTAGTATCTTATTGCACagcttttgcaatcgcattgcttttgttcttttactctccatttttacatttaatcaaaCTACTTCCGTCCTTTAGCACTTTggccatctccacctctccaatgtccttctttcatctcttaacctgtgtcatcaaactaatatccttcatgtcttcatctgacttcaatgtatatataatcttGCAATTATCCACCATCATCTTTTTCCTCCTTTCTACTCTTTTAGTGCTTTactttccttcatgacctcctctccccttctttcctctctcccctctagtcctatccatgtccataccttcctcatacatcagCTCACTATCTCCTTCCATCTCTTTTTtaccagctaccagaaatccatagctggataatggagaggttttgtgaaattaagaaaaaaaactaaaatgaactaaatctcctctgttctgtacatcattgtccaagtgacattatattgtcatcttcctctttatgccatttcctcaaggtgacagaaaaacatgatacaacctgcctatcatgtgattctaccatgttggcaaaatacaaacacacaatatattgacatatataacacataaaacatggaattagaagtgaacagtacccatccctaccagcaagtgttgttgtactggaaactaatttacaaacacaacttcatcacacacaatactccactatggaattgttcttatattaaaatgagaaacaaatccatctttgaacagcaatggtttgaaaaaggcatttggtcacggatgcacttattgactgataaaaatatgttaacatttgaagatttcattaagtacgacctgcaaataaaaaaatattgcaacatttaaaaaggctttcattcaaaatattctacttactgcatcttttttaattctttactatttcttcttattattattattttctctggaacaaaaacaTACTCATAACttaaagtttccattctttccaagacggaattgaccacttaaaatattttggatgttgttttgcaattagaTACAACATTTGTTGGTTCTGTGACTGGGAAtcacaataaacagtttattttaagaatgtatgcaaagtaaatctctgtgggatgatgtacaatattggcttttgtctgacactccaaactttgactgatattgatgttgttttgaggatgttgaaaaagaaaaaaaaacattgaaaaaaacgttgaaaacacaatactggatttatttgatatATCCACATATGTAAGTTTGTGAAAACAAAACCGtcctttcacaaaataaaaatcagctattttctctcacttgtatattgcataaaggtctggggacatacatataaaacaatcacaacacaatcatcataatacagagtaataacgataatgaataaaatagattatagagacccaacaaatgattcaaaaagacacacattttaaaattgtataaaagacaactgtttaaatgatgtatgaagtaaataataatatgcttcctgaagtggtccagaagatgtttcagatgtgaaccagtacatatgtatatcatataaaggtgacaatctatgggattattaacaattacaaatacaaatatgtaatacttcaatatttcatataaataggtctaaaattgtatgatgaatatacagtatgtatatatatatatatatatatatgtgtgtgtgtgtgtgtgtatacatacacacatgtttattgcatgtaaaatatgtattttactgTTTACTCTCACTTTTTTACTCAAATGgttctgtccattttttaataaaagtacacaaagtTGGATATTAATGCATgtgcttgactgaaaaaagcattaatatcaatcaatcaatcaatgtttacttatatagccctaaatcactagtgtctcaaagggctgcacaaaccaccacgacatcctcggtaggcccacataagggcaaggaaaactcacacccagtgggacatcggtgacaataatgacccagtgggacgtcggtgacaatgatgactatgagaacatgatactgtgatactgatgatactgatgactatgagaacatatgaaaacatgatactgtgaaagatggatccaacacagtcgcgagagtccagtccaaagcggatccaacacatataatataaatataaaatataaatatataaatataaaatatcaaatctataaatgtagaagcatattaaacagattgttagacaaacaacaatgtcacacatgttatatgtgctgatgttgttagaaagtcaaaatgaaagtctggacagtttatttcaaatcctgcagtttcatttgctgctgctgttctcaccagcacacttgtgtttcttacactggtacttagaagacaatctttcaccacacacactgcaactcaacactttctctcctgggtgtcttctcatgtgtgctacaagggttgatcgtcacaaaagcttctgttgcagattgaacaggaatgtgattattcaccagtgtgtgttctcttgtgtcttaTAAGGGTTGATCGtaaacaaaagcttctgttgctgattcaacaggaatgtgatttttcaccagtgtgtgttctcatgtgtactctCACATctgtactttgtgtaaaacctttaccacaggttgaacaggaaaaaggtttttctccagtgtgtgttctcttgtgtcttaCAAGGTTTGATCGTTgaaaaaagcttctgttgcagattaaaCAGGAATGTgacttttcaccagtgtgtgttctcttgtgtcttacaagcattgaccggtcacaaaagcttctgttgcagattgaacaggaatgtgatttttcaccagtgtgtgttttaatgtgtcttttcaaatgttgaccttGTGTAAAgcatttaccacagattgaacaggagaaaggtttttcaccagtgtgtgttttcatgtgttctttcaaacatTGACTGCtagtaaaacctttactacaggttgaacaggaaaaaggtttttcaccattgtgtgttctcatgtgtattttcaaacccTGACTTttaacaaaacctttaccacagattgaacaggtaaacaggttttctccagtgtgtgttctcatgtgtactttcaaactctgacctactgtaaaacctttaccacaggttgaacaggaaaaaggtttttcaccagtgtgtgttctcatgtgtcttttcaaattctgactttgtgtaaaacctttaccacatagtgaacaagaaaaagttttttctccagtgtgtgttctcatgtgtactttcacattatgattttgtgtaaaacctttaccacaggttgaacaaataaaagttttttctccagtgtgtgttctcatgtgtcttttcagactacaatggtatttaaaggttttgtgacagtgagaacatgcgaagtgtgtgttgtcagtgtgacatgtcttatcatctttagagtcttcatcatcagtgtcaggagagtgtgacgttgtgtcctcactatctgatagtggagctaagagcttgtctgcttgtgatcctccacagtggtctccatcagcttctgttgtcatgtgttgtgttgagctgctgcttggaggctccccccctcccctctcctcactttcacctttcacctcatcatcttcactcttcacagggacaccagtcactgggaactcctccaaccatttaggctgactgatgccctcttcctcctcttcctctttaatgtacggcggctcttggtcctcctcttcctttttaaagtaGGCGGTCTGTGGGtcatcctcttcctttttaatgtgaggggtcagcaggttctcttgctccttaaagtgaggggtcagtaggtcttcctcttcatttttgatgtgtaagatcagtgggtcctccgcttgccctttaatgtgaagggtcagtttaacattatgggtctgtggcgtctcgtcttcttctttaatgtgggggggctgtggttcctctcctccctctttgatgtgttgggactgtggtacctcttcttcctcgtgtatgtggggggactgtggttcctcctcctgctcacGAGGACGATGTGCTTCATTGAagtctgcgggacaggagaaaacaaacattttttagaaaagtctagctttgctcagtcacatgagacattgtcctgcaccaacatataatctcacaatctcatcagtttcccctcacagcagtcagggtacttccagctgacacatgaagaagacattCAGGGGAAagccttcccaggccaacgtccaatccaccttattcatataaaaacatcctaaaagtcattcctgcaatccttaatggtagacacCATACATAAAAGTGTGCTGttgtccctctgaataagtcatacacacacaggaaataatgtaccacatggcagcctccacgcagtagtactagtgatgagctccccctgctggtggactatAATTACTCTcattttcacattcatatttagagacatgtctgttataaaagaagcatgaacacagtcaacatgttggccaataaagatgacatctgttttactttcatttagatagtgtcaccacagttaaactgggaagaagtaatcagattactgactacaccttcaaaagataacttgtttacgccgggtcaaactcgtttcgctaaatattatttttattagcgcatgtctagaatttccgccgggtcaaactcgtcacgtcacgagcgacacttcacctgtcatcattttcgaaatggaggatgctgatttcaataatttgaaatcgcataaagggaagaagattaagagctattcagtaggatttaaggtccaagctattgaatatgctaaaaagaacagtaagcagctatgttttattaatataccgtagctgcgcgtgtcaaatatgagtcattaaatgactcccgcctcctggtggtagagggcgctagtgatccttcttgcgactactcggctgcagaagaagtgacaacaagcagcaagagtttattttttcctctcgcttgcacttttaacatggaggattacatatctaaaataaaacagttttctaaactggactttcaataaaagcaggaggtgataaaggaagatctccatcgagacagagagactttgaacctgaagaaagataaggaagacttctataaacaagttatcgatgcttttgatcagaaggagctgcgcatagactttatttataagtaaaggtaagaccatagaaaagtttttttattaaatgtgcttttcatgatggtatatatggtttaataata from Nerophis ophidion isolate RoL-2023_Sa unplaced genomic scaffold, RoL_Noph_v1.0 HiC_scaffold_48, whole genome shotgun sequence harbors:
- the LOC133546909 gene encoding gastrula zinc finger protein XlCGF57.1-like yields the protein MCERTIEKYEEELCCVKMCERTIAEYKEELSRTKEENTRLRQLLEAVFKKAQVVLHRTDFNEAHRPREQEEEPQSPHIHEEEEVPQSQHIKEGGEEPQPPHIKEEDETPQTHNVKLTLHIKGQAEDPLILHIKNEEEDLLTPHFKEQENLLTPHIKKEEDDPQTAYFKKEEEDQEPPYIKEEEEEEGISQPKWLEEFPVTGVPVKSEDDEVKGESEERGGGEPPSSSSTQHMTTEADGDHCGGSQADKLLAPLSDSEDTTSHSPDTDDEDSKDDKTCHTDNTHFACSHCHKTFKYHCSLKRHMRTHTGEKTFICSTCGKGFTQNHNVKVHMRTHTGEKTFSCSLCGKGFTQSQNLKRHMRTHTGEKPFSCSTCGKGFTVGQSLKVHMRTHTGENLFTCSICGKGFVKSQGLKIHMRTHNGEKPFSCSTCSKGFTSSQCLKEHMKTHTGEKPFSCSICGKCFTQGQHLKRHIKTHTGEKSHSCSICNRSFCDRSMLVRHKRTHTGEKSHSCLICNRSFFQRSNLVRHKRTHTGEKPFSCSTCGKGFTQSTDVRVHMRTHTGEKSHSC